A region from the Fusarium musae strain F31 chromosome 1, whole genome shotgun sequence genome encodes:
- a CDS encoding hypothetical protein (EggNog:ENOG41), with the protein MATAMEAADPMSSLQRSVSQHSSASYASHASHVSHTSNRSSRSNRSATVRGPRGRKRPSQPVSSASSIAASDKSLTSFPSFSPESPGNDPLSGQDDAPDDTPVPPTAAPDVGRKSIVDLTGGSDVRSALFEEDHPVRKVPGSLHNADDEHLQRLISRHGAIGLIRQISEDLAQRDAQIANMRRRADERERALRKIIRECGLSNLDLETRLRTVEAELRAANKGLRREDTGLSDLMSDAMQDTVVATAYGETVAKSSTIRASSQSFSNPSENGSGKGTLKGWKDYLWGSGTAKRGSRTNSMNGEGVNPTTVIRSHSSMDRRPTLQEDLFSPPDTQSTRSPSRASSIQSGATGERKASSSLASMALRLVAGGAISTREAESRGRATSTTSNKGGSLRAASTTSSRAGQSRAVSIAGGPKALMAMRKATPGSSAQGSGRSQGQEAWDSMRGSPPDNLSSPQESYGPVEMDAIRSPESQPPTLTHIYNNFPNSEYLTDRFGFIYDQRRKKRQREAAQVARHIRKGSRTEMLANGRGGISPNALEDLPSPKGSESSEGRPESLNSMEERNAEEGKAKRWTDYLKIATFPTELLSHTPSIAIPSIEVMEGAQTPEPELYPTEPVKPVIVSTNSGLIPSASTTTAVDSETSRPSQSESSIALTKDDTEPVKLLLQQLSDVHDALQREKTVRWNDFLRKVRAERKREGEAAIAAAKSAADARYEQPAMILPETRVADGEMIGVSGLGVKGKVGRAKWNEFKTLVLGGIPVTYRAKVWSECSGAAALRVPGYYEDLVAQTGEDDDAVVVSQIQMDINRTLTDNIFFRKGPGVKKLNEVLLAYSRRNKDVGYCQGMNLIAANLLLMMPSAEDAFWILTSIIENILPHGYYDHSLMASRADQQVLRQYVSAILPKLSAHLDSLSIELEALTFQWFLSVFTDCLSAEALFRVWDVVLCTNDGSTFLFQVALALLKLNEGNLLQCNTPAGVYTYISHQMTEHAISIDGLLQASEGLRKVIRREDVEQRREKAIQAEKDMIMARDGDSARSRPTAETESETAATQSGEE; encoded by the coding sequence ATGGCGACGGCCATGGAAGCGGCCGACCCTATGTCGTCACTCCAGAGGTCCGTCTCCCAGCACAGCAGCGCCTCATATGCGTCACACGCCTCTCACGTATCCCACACCTCGAATCGAAGCTCCAGAAGCAACCGAAGCGCAACTGTCAGAGGCCCTCGCGGTCGCAAACGTCCCAGTCAGCCTGTTAGCTCTGCGAGTAGTATAGCTGCCAGCGACAAGAGTCTCACGAGCTTTCCTAGCTTCTCACCTGAAAGCCCAGGCAATGATCCACTCAGCGGACAAGACGATGCTCCCGACGACACTCCCGTTCCTCCCACTGCGGCCCCGGATGTTGGGCGCAAATCGATAGTTGATCTGACTGGAGGCTCAGATGTGCGAAGTGCCTTGTTTGAGGAGGACCATCCGGTGCGCAAGGTCCCGGGCTCGTTGCATAACGCCGATGACGAGCATCTTCAACGCTTGATATCGCGGCACGGCGCCATTGGACTGATCAGACAAATATCCGAAGACCTCGCTCAACGAGATGCCCAGATCGCCAATATGCGCCGCCGCGCTGATGAACGAGAAAGGGCCTTGCGCAAGATCATTCGAGAATGCGGCCTCTCTAACCTGGATCTTGAAACTCGCCTACGGACTGTGGAGGCTGAGCTACGCGCGGCCAACAAGGGACTCCGGAGAGAGGATACTGGATTAAGCGACCTCATGAGCGATGCGATGCAAGACACTGTAGTGGCTACTGCGTACGGCGAGACAGTCGCTAAGAGTTCTACCATCCGCGCAAGTAGCCAGTCTTTCAGCAACCCCAGCGAGAACGGCAGCGGCAAGGGCACGTTAAAGGGGTGGAAGGATTATCTCTGGGGCTCTGGAACCGCAAAACGAGGCAGCCGTACTAACAGTATGAACGGCGAAGGAGTAAACCCTACAACTGTGATTCGATCGCACTCTAGTATGGACCGACGACCAACGTTGCAGGAGGATCTCTTCAGTCCACCAGACACGCAATCTACTCGAAGCCCAAGCCGTGCATCAAGCATTCAATCGGGCGCAACTGGCGAGCGCAAAGCATCGTCATCGCTCGCAAGCATGGCCCTTCGTTTGGTGGCGGGCGGAGCTATAAGTACACGCGAGGCTGAATCTCGAGGCCGTGCTACCAGCACTACCTCCAATAAGGGTGGCTCTCTTCGAGCTGCTTCGACTACAAGCAGCCGCGCGGGTCAGTCTCGAGCAGTGTCGATTGCTGGCGGTCCCAAGGCGTTGATGGCGATGCGTAAAGCGACACCAGGATCATCCGCTCAAGGATCAGGCCGATCACAGGGACAAGAGGCTTGGGACAGTATGCGAGGCAGCCCTCCGGATAACTTATCATCTCCACAAGAGAGCTATGGGCCTGTGGAGATGGACGCTATTCGATCACCAGAGTCACAGCCACCAACATTAACACATATTTATAACAACTTTCCGAACAGCGAGTATCTGACGGACCGGTTTGGATTCATATACGATCAGCGACGCAAGAAACGACAACGCGAGGCGGCGCAGGTGGCTCGACATATTCGTAAGGGCAGTCGAACAGAGATGCTGGCTAACGGTCGAGGTGGCATTTCACCCAACGCGTTAGAGGACCTTCCCAGCCCTAAGGGAAGTGAGTCGAGCGAGGGACGTCCTGAGAGTCTGAACAGCATGGAGGAGCGTAACGCGGAAGAGGGCAAAGCTAAGAGATGGACCGATTATCTGAAAATCGCAACGTTCCCTACGGAACTGCTGAGTCACACTCCAAGCATCGCGATACCGTCAATCGAAGTTATGGAGGGAGCTCAGACACCCGAGCCAGAGCTATACCCCACCGAACCTGTCAAGCCAGTAATCGTTTCAACCAACTCTGGTCTTATTCCATCAGCTAGCACAACTACTGCAGTAGACAGCGAGACATCACGGCCCTCTCAATCCGAATCATCCATCGCCCTCACAAAGGACGATACCGAACctgtcaagcttcttctacAACAACTGAGCGATGTCCATGATGCCCTTCAGCGCGAAAAGACAGTTCGATGGAACGATTTTCTTCGAAAGGTGCGCGCCGAACGCAAGCGAGAGGGTGAGGCCGCTATTGCTGCTGCCAAATCCGCTGCTGATGCTCGCTACGAACAACCTGCCATGATCCTTCCTGAAACCCGCGTTGCCGATGGTGAGATGATTGGAGTTTCAGGCCTCGGCGTCAAAGGAAAGGTTGGACGAGCTAAATGGAACGAATTCAAAACCCTGGTTTTGGGCGGCATTCCTGTCACCTATCGCGCCAAGGTGTGGTCAGAGTGTTCAGGCGCTGCAGCCCTTCGTGTCCCTGGCTATTATGAGGACTTGGTCGCTCAGACCGgtgaggacgatgatgctgttgttgtgaGTCAGATTCAGATGGACATCAACAGGACCTTGACGGACAATATTTTCTTCCGTAAAGGGCCTGGTGTCAAGAAACTGAACGAAGTCTTGTTGGCGTACTCCAGACGCAATAAGGACGTGGGATACTGTCAGGGCATGAATTTGATTGCTGCAAACTTGTTGCTCATGATGCCCTCTGCCGAGGACGCATTTTGGATTCTTACTTCAATCATCGAGAATATCCTTCCCCACGGCTACTACGACCACTCACTCATGGCCTCCCGCGCAGATCAACAGGTTCTACGACAGTATGTCTCAGCAATCCTCCCCAAGCTCTCAGCACATCTCGATTCGCTATCCATTGAGCTCGAGGCCTTGACGTTCCAGTGGTTCCTCTCCGTCTTCACCGACTGTCTCAGCGCCGAGGCCCTCTTCCGCGTCTGGGACGTCGTCCTCTGCACCAACGACGGCAGCACATTTCTCTTCCAAGTCGCCCTCgcgctcctcaagctcaacgaGGGAAACCTGCTACAGTGCAACACACCTGCTGGTGTATACACATACATCAGCCATCAGATGACAGAGCACGCCATCAGCATCGACGGTCTTCTACAAGCAAGCGAGGGTCTACGAAAAGTTATTCGCCGAGAAGACGTTGAGCAGCGAAGAGAAAAGGCTATTCAAGCTGAAAAGGATATGATCATGGCTCGAGATGGAGACTCAGCGCGAAGCAGGCCCACAGCCGAGACGGAAAGCGAAACAGCTGCAACTCAATCAGGAGAAGAGTaa
- the ARO2 gene encoding bifunctional chorismate synthase/riboflavin reductase [NAD(P)H] aro2 (EggNog:ENOG41~BUSCO:EOG09262DUV) has protein sequence MSSIGQIFRVTTAGESHGRAISCIIDGCPPGLDLTEADIQPQLNRRRPGQSAITTPRNEKDRVTINSGTENGVTLGTPILLTVPNEDQRPRDYGDKTIDMYPRPSHADWTYLEKYGVKASSGGGRSSARETIARVAAGAVAEKWLKQTYNIEIVAFVSSVGTIKLFADTDAMSTDPAFLSLCETLTREQVDENLPVRCPDDAIGRAMEARIAELRDEHDSTGGTVTCIIRNVPSGLGEPCFDKLQASLAHGVMSIPAVKGFEYGSGFHGAEMTGSKHNDPFVPAPAIDAATQRTGIPRSRLQTKTNHSGGIQGGISNGMPIFFRVAFKPPATISQDQITALYDGSGEGVLAAKGRHDPCVVPRAVPIVEGMAAIMVADALMQQNARKMSTIKP, from the exons atgtccaGCATTGGGCAGATCTTCCGCGTGACGAC TGCTGGCGAGTCACATGGAAGAGCTATCTCGTGTATCATCGATGGCTGCCCTCCCGGTCTGGATCTCACAGAGGCCGATATCCAGCCTCAGCTTAACCGTCGTCGGCCAGGTCAATCGGCCATCACCACGCCTCGTAACGAGAAGGACCGCGTCACCATTAACTCTGGCACCGAGAATGGCGTTACTCTCGGAACACCGATTCTATTGACCGTCCCCAATGAGGATCAGCGACCAAGGGACTACGGTGATAAGACCATCGACATGTACCCCCGTCCTAGCCACGCAGACTGGACTTACCTCGAAAAGTACGGGGTTAAGGCCTCGTCTGGTGGTGGTCGCAGCTCTGCACGCGAGACTATTGCTCGAGTGGCCGCTGGTGCTGTTGCCGAGAAGTGGCTGAAGCAGACCTACAACATTGAAATTGTTGCCTTTGTCAGCTCTGTCGGAACCATCAAGCTTTTTGCTGATACAGATGCCATGAGCACCGATCCTGCCTTCCTCAGTCTCTGCGAGACTCTCACCCGTGAACAAGTTGACGAAAATCTTCCCGTCCGATGCCCCGATGACGCCATTGGCCGAGCCATGGAGGCCCGCATTGCAGAGCTGCGCGACGAGCACGATAGCACTGGTGGAACAGTCACCTGCATTATCCGCAATGTGCCCTCTGGACTTGGCGAGCCCTGCTTCGACAAGCTCCAGGCTAGTCTTGCCCACGGTGTGATGTCTATTCCCGCTGTCAAGGGTTTCGAGTACGGTTCCGGTTTCCATGGTGCTGAGATGACTGGCAGCAAGCATAACGATCCTTTTGTGCCAGCACCTGCTATCGACGCTGCCACACAGAGGACAGGCATTCCTCGCTCAAGACTCCAAACGAAGACGAACCACTCCGGCGGTATTCAGGGTGGTATCAGCAATGGCAtgcccatcttcttcagagtCGCTTTCAAGCCTCCTGCCACCATCAGCCAGGACCAGATCACAGCACTCTACGATGGCTCAGGCGAGGGTGTTCTCGCTGCTAAGGGAAGACACGACCCTTGCGTTGTGCCTCGTGCTGTCCCTATCGTCGAGGGAATGGCGGCGATCATGGTGGCTGATGCTCTCATGCAGCAGAATGCGAGAAAGATGTCTACAATCAAACCATAG
- a CDS encoding hypothetical protein (EggNog:ENOG41~BUSCO:EOG09263HE6) has protein sequence MMRPNCSFLGSTPRSISRHFPSLSAISRRQFTDAASHLSNKIQVYTSTSRDPFLNLSVEHHLLQKTPPESTILFLYTNDPCIVFGRNQNPWMEVNLRRLAQFRNDPTSVGWTGGPVQLVRRRSGGGAVFHDEGNVNFSVICPPAVFDRNKHAEMVVRALSSLGKPNTRVNERHDIVIDIPDDPIGTYKISGSAYKLTRLRSLHHGTCLLRSPNLINISGMLRSPAEPYIKTRGVDSVRSPVRNVGIENAAFEAAVVEQFASMYGDFDVREVISDKVLEMDSISKGYEELQSRDWIYGQTPKFTFSTFPYEEDPRERPQMDFDTKLRFEARHGVVDKFTAEGPSSPTSEDGLSALTSSSIYNVSSWGAQLSQAGMADGDAAKVGPWMDDILGVDFTKP, from the exons ATGATGCGGCCCAATTGCTCGTTTTTGGGCTCAACGCCTCGAAGCATATCTCGACATTTCCCCTCATTATCAGCCATATCAAGACGCCAATTCACCGATGCAGCTTCTCATTTATCCAATAAGATCCAAGTTTACACTTCAACTTCTCGTGATCCCTTCCTGAACCTCTCTGTTGAgcaccatcttctccagaagACGCCCCCGGAGTCAACCATACTCTTCCTCTACACCAATGATCCTTGTATCGTCTTTGGTCGAAACCAAAATCCGTGGATGGAAGTGAATCTTCGAAGACTGGCTCAGTTCCGTAATGATCCTACAAGCGTAGGCTGGACTGGCGGGCCGGTGCAGCTTGTCCGTCGTCGTTCAGGGGGAGGCGCTGTTTTTCATGATGAAGGAAATGTCAACTTTAGCGTCATTTGCCCTCCTGCAGTCTTCGACCGGAACAAGCACGCCGAGATGGTCGTGAGagctctctcctctcttggAAAGCCAAATACGCGTGTCAATGAGCGACATGACATCGTTATAGATATCCCTGATGACCCAATCGGCACCTACAAGATCTCAGGGTCCGCGTATAAACTCACTCGTCTTCGATCTCTTCACCACGGAACATGTCTTCTGCGCAGCCCAAACCTGATCAACATCTCAGGCATGTTGCGTTCGCCAGCTGAGCCGTATATCAAGACTCGTGGCGTCGACAGTGTCCGCAGCCCTGTCCGCAACGTCGGCATCGAGAACGCTGCTTTCGAGGCTGCCGTTGTGGAACAGTTTGCAAGCATGTACGGCGACTTCGACGTCAGGGAGGTCATCAGTGACAAGGTACTTGAGATGGATAGCATCAGCAAAGGGTACGAGGAACTACAGTCGCGGGACTGGATCTATGGCCAGACACCCAAATTCACCTTCTCAACTTTCCCTTACGAGGAAGACCCCCGAGAGCGTCCTCAAATGGACTTTGAC ACCAAGCTTCGTTTCGAGGCTAGACACGGCGTCGTAGACAAATTCACAGCCGAAGGCCCATCATCTCCCACCTCAGAAGATGGTCTGTCAGCActcacatcatcatccatatACAACGTCTCCAGCTGGGGCGCACAGCTTTCCCAAGCCGGCATGGCCGATGGCGATGCGGCAAAGGTCGGGCCATGGATGGACGACATCTTGGGAGTCGACTTCACGAAACCCTAA